Proteins encoded in a region of the Bombina bombina isolate aBomBom1 chromosome 12, aBomBom1.pri, whole genome shotgun sequence genome:
- the LOC128643218 gene encoding solute carrier family 35 member C2-like, producing the protein MTWESVSSSPAPIIPEVQQRSGITRMMKFQCCSILWKICLTVGLVLFYYCFSIGITFYNKWILKKFHFPLFMTLVHLLMIFLLSALCRALMTCFSGRSQVVLSWPDYLKKVTPTALATALDIGLSNWSFLYITVSLYTMTKSSAVLFILFFALLFKLEELRPGLIVVVLLISGGLFMFTFKSTQFDSAGFVLVLIASGLGGIRWTLTQILMQKAELGLQNPIDTMFHLQPVMFLGLFPLFLYIEGLHISTSELLFRFQNTQELLVLLGTLCLGGLLAFGLGYSEFLLVSKTSSLTLSIAGIFKELCILLLATNLLGDEMSLLNWLGFGICVSGIALHVALKTSHSKGDETNKLHRGSMRADMELLLRSHEDEEEEET; encoded by the coding sequence ATGACCTGGGAATCAGTGTCAAGCTCCCCAGCCCCCATTATCCCTGAAGTGCAGCAGAGATCTGGAATAACCAGGATGATGAAGTTCCAGTGTTGTTCCATACTGTGGAAGATTTGTCTCACTGTTGGACTGGTTCTCTTCTATTACTGCTTTTCCATTGGTATCACCTTCTATAACAAGTGGATATTAAAGAAATTCCACTTCCCCCTCTTCATGACGCTCGTGCACCTGCTGATGATTTTCCTCCTCTCTGCGCTCTGCAGGGCACTTATGACCTGTTTCAGTGGTCGCTCGCAAGTTGTCCTGTCCTGGCCAGACTACCTCAAGAAAGTGACCCCCACAGCTTTGGCTACTGCTCTGGATATTGGACTCTCCAATTGGAGCTTCTTATACATCACTGTATCCCTGTACACAATGACAAAGTCTTCtgctgttctttttattttattctttgctCTGCTGTTCAAGTTGGAAGAGCTGAGACCAGGCCTGATTGTAGTGGTCCTGCTTATCTCAGGAGGTCTCTTCATGTTCACATTCAAGTCTACACAGTTTGACAGTGCTGGCTTTGTGTTAGTTCTGATAGCTTCCGGTCTGGGTGGTATCCGGTGGACACTCACACAGATCTTAATGCAGAAAGCAGAACTAGGTCTACAGAACCCGATAGACACCATGTTTCATCTCCAGCCTGTCATGTTTCTTGGCCTCTTTCCTCTTTTTCTTTACATCGAAGGTCTTCACATATCTACCTCAGAACTGCTTTTCCGTTTTCAGAATACTCAGGAGCTGTTGGTCCTTCTTGGCACCCTTTGTTTGGGGGGTCTCTTGGCCTTTGGACTGGGATATTCAGAATTTCTCCTTGTTTCCAAAACTTCCAGCCTTACATTGTCAATCGCAGGCATTTTTAAGGAACTCTGTATACTTCTGTTGGCAACAAATTTATTGGGAGATGAGATGAGCCTCCTGAACTGGTTGGGGTTTGGGATCTGTGTCTCAGGCATAGCTCTTCATGTTGCTTTGAAGACCTCTCACTCCAAAGGAGATGAGACCAATAAGCTACACAGAGGAAGCATGAGAGCCGATATGGAACTATTACTGAGaagccatgaagatgaagaggaagaggaaacaTGA